From the Gemmatimonadota bacterium genome, one window contains:
- the rpmD gene encoding 50S ribosomal protein L30, translating to MARKKKATRLRVTQVRSGNGRLLKHRATLRALGLRRHQQSVVKEDNPAIRGMIFQVRHLVQVEEIEGEA from the coding sequence GTGGCTAGGAAAAAGAAGGCGACGAGACTGCGGGTCACGCAGGTTCGGAGCGGGAACGGTCGCCTGTTGAAGCACCGGGCGACGCTCCGCGCGCTCGGCCTGCGACGTCATCAGCAGAGCGTGGTCAAGGAAGACAACCCGGCGATCCGGGGCATGATCTTCCAGGTCCGCCACCTCGTCCAGGTGGAAGAGATCGAGGGGGAGGCCTAG
- the rplO gene encoding 50S ribosomal protein L15, with amino-acid sequence MSNLNDLRPPEGATHSRKRLGRGPGSGSGKTSGKGHKGQKSRSGFKRRAWFEGGQMPLQRRVPKRGFTSRNRVECEIVNVGDLGRMEDDVVTPQSLHSAGLVDLGRSVPVKLLGRGEVERAFTVQVHRVSDGARAKIEAAGGTVDILDS; translated from the coding sequence ATGTCGAACTTGAACGACCTGCGTCCACCCGAGGGCGCAACCCATTCCCGCAAGCGCCTCGGCCGAGGTCCGGGATCCGGCAGCGGAAAGACCTCCGGCAAGGGACACAAGGGGCAGAAGTCCCGCTCGGGCTTCAAGCGCCGGGCGTGGTTCGAGGGCGGCCAGATGCCGCTCCAGCGGAGAGTGCCCAAGCGCGGATTTACGAGCCGAAACCGCGTGGAGTGTGAGATCGTCAACGTGGGCGACCTCGGCCGCATGGAAGACGACGTGGTGACCCCCCAGAGCTTGCACTCGGCGGGGCTGGTCGACCTGGGCCGCTCCGTTCCCGTGAAGCTTCTCGGCAGGGGTGAAGTCGAGCGGGCCTTTACGGTGCAGGTGCACAGGGTGAGCGACGGCGCGCGCGCCAAGATCGAAGCCGCGGGCGGCACCGTGGACATCCTGGACTCCTAG
- the secY gene encoding preprotein translocase subunit SecY, protein MANPIAPFWRIPELKNKILFTLGVLLLYRVGAHITTPGVDVVVLRQQFQNLQNTLFGVYDMFVGGALSRATVLSLGIMPYISASIMFQLLAAVVPTIEKLQKEGEDGRKKITQWTRYSTVVLAALQGWGYAVFLRNIPGAVNMAGLPFMLGTTLILTTGAVFVMWLGEQITERGIGNGASLLIFFSIIEGFPRALGATWQSFRVGAISAFALVALLAVMILVIAAVTSMTMAMRKLPVQIPRKVLGRGRIQEGQKSFIPLRVNSAGVMPIIFAQSIIIVPGTLAAFSSIGFLQDISQTFQPNNWVYYGTYALLILFFTYFYTAIIFNPVDLAENLKKQGAFIPGVKPGRDTADYIDHVLTRITLPGAAYLALIALLPFWIFAIFNIQTFFFGGTSLLIVVGVALDTVQQMQQHLLLRRYEGFMKKGRVRFRGRQQYM, encoded by the coding sequence ATGGCCAACCCGATCGCACCGTTCTGGCGGATCCCAGAGCTGAAGAACAAGATCCTCTTCACGCTCGGAGTCCTGCTGCTCTACCGCGTGGGCGCCCACATTACCACGCCGGGCGTCGACGTCGTGGTCCTCCGTCAGCAGTTCCAGAACCTCCAGAACACGCTCTTCGGCGTCTACGACATGTTCGTCGGTGGCGCGCTCTCGAGGGCAACGGTGCTTTCGCTCGGCATCATGCCGTATATCTCCGCGAGCATCATGTTCCAGTTGCTCGCCGCGGTGGTGCCGACCATCGAAAAGCTGCAGAAGGAGGGGGAGGACGGCCGCAAGAAGATCACCCAGTGGACGCGTTACTCCACGGTGGTGCTCGCGGCGCTGCAGGGCTGGGGCTACGCGGTCTTCCTGCGCAACATCCCGGGCGCGGTGAACATGGCGGGCCTGCCGTTCATGCTCGGCACGACGCTCATCCTCACCACCGGCGCCGTGTTCGTCATGTGGCTGGGCGAGCAGATCACCGAGCGCGGGATCGGTAACGGCGCCTCGCTGCTGATCTTCTTCTCGATCATCGAGGGGTTCCCGCGGGCGCTGGGTGCCACCTGGCAGTCGTTCCGTGTCGGCGCGATCAGCGCGTTCGCGCTGGTGGCTCTGCTCGCGGTCATGATATTGGTGATCGCCGCGGTGACGTCCATGACCATGGCCATGCGCAAGCTGCCGGTGCAGATACCGCGCAAGGTGTTGGGCCGAGGCAGGATCCAGGAAGGCCAGAAGAGCTTCATCCCGCTACGGGTCAACTCGGCGGGCGTGATGCCGATCATCTTCGCGCAGTCGATCATCATCGTGCCGGGTACGCTCGCGGCCTTCAGCAGCATCGGGTTTCTACAGGACATTTCGCAGACATTCCAGCCCAACAACTGGGTCTACTACGGCACCTACGCGTTGCTGATCCTGTTCTTCACTTACTTCTATACGGCGATCATCTTCAATCCGGTCGATCTCGCCGAGAACCTGAAGAAGCAGGGGGCGTTCATTCCGGGCGTGAAGCCCGGGCGCGACACGGCCGATTACATCGACCACGTTCTGACCCGAATCACGCTTCCCGGGGCGGCCTATCTCGCGCTGATCGCGCTGCTGCCGTTCTGGATTTTCGCGATCTTCAACATCCAGACGTTCTTCTTCGGGGGTACGTCGCTGCTGATCGTCGTCGGCGTCGCCCTGGACACGGTTCAGCAGATGCAGCAGCACCTGCTCCTCAGGCGCTATGAAGGCTTCATGAAGAAGGGGCGGGTGCGCTTCCGCGGGCGACAGCAGTACATGTAG
- a CDS encoding adenylate kinase has translation MHLILLGAPGAGKGTQGALLTERYGILRLSTGDLLRDAVREGSALGLDAKRYMDAGELVPDEVILGLVRGVMARVRTGVVFDGFPRTIPQAEGLDALLTELDRPLDAVVVVDVGDEELVRRIAGRRICPKCGATYNVHHRPPAVPGVCDVCGAEPRSRPDDAEETVRRRLAVYREQTAPLISFYEDSPTPVHVVDGARGMGDVAADIALLLDPIRE, from the coding sequence ATGCATCTGATTCTTCTCGGGGCCCCCGGTGCCGGCAAAGGCACGCAGGGGGCCCTTCTCACGGAGCGGTACGGGATCCTTCGGCTTTCGACCGGCGATTTGCTGCGAGACGCCGTGCGCGAAGGCAGCGCCCTCGGCCTCGACGCCAAGCGGTACATGGACGCCGGCGAGTTGGTCCCCGACGAGGTCATCCTCGGCCTCGTCAGGGGCGTCATGGCGCGCGTCCGGACTGGCGTCGTATTCGACGGATTCCCGCGCACCATCCCGCAGGCCGAAGGCCTCGATGCTCTTCTCACGGAGCTGGATCGGCCCCTCGACGCGGTAGTGGTAGTCGACGTCGGCGACGAAGAGCTGGTCCGTCGCATCGCGGGCCGCCGCATATGCCCGAAGTGCGGCGCGACGTACAACGTGCACCATCGGCCCCCGGCGGTGCCCGGCGTATGCGATGTGTGCGGCGCCGAGCCGCGCAGTCGCCCGGACGACGCCGAAGAGACGGTGCGCCGTCGCCTGGCGGTGTACCGCGAGCAGACCGCGCCCCTCATCTCCTTCTACGAGGACAGTCCGACTCCCGTGCACGTGGTGGACGGCGCGCGCGGCATGGGCGACGTGGCGGCCGACATCGCGCTTCTGCTGGATCCGATCCGGGAGTGA
- a CDS encoding uroporphyrinogen-III synthase, translated as MTGGGVALLGLRVAVTRPRDQAAELVAGLRARGAEALSYPAIRLTPPEDPGGLRDAATGLSAFDWVVFTSANGVRYLARALEEGGVEPRAAVAVACVGPATAAAARAAGFEVTLTADRFVAEGLIEALAAAGPLAGRRVLLPRSSAGRDALPEALRRLGAHVADVPAYRPELDREALAELRREIEVRGIDVVAFTSSSAVSAYAEVVGAAGPPAACIGPVTAHTARERGLEVALVALEHTTAGLIAALEAWRAAATNEP; from the coding sequence GTGACGGGCGGCGGCGTGGCGCTCCTCGGGCTGCGCGTCGCGGTAACGCGTCCACGCGACCAAGCGGCCGAATTGGTCGCGGGCCTCCGCGCCCGCGGGGCGGAGGCGTTGTCGTATCCAGCCATCCGGCTGACCCCCCCGGAAGATCCAGGCGGCCTGCGGGACGCCGCCACGGGACTGAGCGCCTTCGACTGGGTCGTGTTCACGTCGGCCAACGGCGTGCGCTACCTCGCGCGCGCGCTGGAGGAAGGCGGCGTCGAACCTCGGGCCGCCGTAGCGGTCGCCTGCGTGGGCCCCGCGACCGCGGCCGCGGCGCGGGCCGCCGGATTCGAGGTGACTCTCACCGCGGACCGGTTCGTCGCCGAGGGCCTCATCGAGGCGCTGGCCGCGGCCGGGCCACTAGCGGGCCGGCGCGTTCTCCTGCCCAGATCGTCCGCGGGCCGTGACGCGCTGCCGGAAGCGCTGCGCCGCTTGGGAGCGCACGTGGCGGACGTGCCCGCGTACCGGCCGGAGCTGGACCGCGAGGCGCTCGCCGAGCTGCGCCGCGAGATAGAGGTGCGGGGAATAGATGTGGTCGCCTTCACTTCGTCGTCCGCGGTGTCGGCCTACGCCGAGGTCGTCGGCGCGGCGGGTCCGCCGGCGGCCTGCATTGGACCGGTCACCGCGCACACGGCACGCGAGCGCGGCCTCGAGGTGGCGCTCGTGGCGCTGGAGCACACCACCGCCGGGCTGATCGCTGCCCTCGAGGCGTGGCGGGCCGCTGCCACGAACGAGCCATGA
- a CDS encoding 3'(2'),5'-bisphosphate nucleotidase CysQ, whose amino-acid sequence MSGGAFTRELDVASAAARDAGAAAMAYYGSASASLKEGGTPVTEADHAANDVILARLAREFPDDAVLSEESRDSAGRLRAERVWIVDPLDGTKEFLARNGEFAIMIGLAVDSRAVAGALYLPAREALYRAAVGHGARRWNALTGAWVPLPSTRVGSPLRLVGSRSHADPFLEALAERLGTRDVSASGSVGVKCSLIANGDRDLYVHPVSFLSEWDTCAPEILLREAGGTVLDCLGAPLRYNKPVPVQPHGILACAAGAEAAIDVVTALYRERREDG is encoded by the coding sequence ATGAGCGGAGGGGCGTTCACGCGCGAGTTGGACGTGGCGAGCGCGGCGGCGCGAGATGCGGGCGCCGCGGCCATGGCGTACTACGGGAGCGCGTCAGCCTCGCTGAAGGAGGGCGGTACACCGGTGACCGAGGCCGATCACGCTGCCAACGACGTGATCCTCGCGCGGCTCGCCCGGGAGTTCCCGGACGACGCCGTTCTATCCGAGGAGTCGCGCGACTCGGCCGGGCGCCTCCGCGCCGAGCGGGTCTGGATCGTCGACCCCCTGGACGGCACCAAGGAGTTCCTGGCGCGGAACGGGGAGTTCGCGATCATGATCGGCCTGGCCGTGGACAGCCGGGCCGTCGCCGGGGCGCTCTATCTGCCGGCCCGCGAGGCCCTGTACCGGGCGGCGGTGGGCCACGGAGCACGGCGCTGGAACGCGCTGACCGGCGCCTGGGTGCCTCTTCCGTCGACGCGGGTCGGCTCGCCGCTCCGACTGGTAGGATCGCGGTCGCACGCGGACCCCTTTCTGGAGGCTCTCGCGGAGCGCCTCGGCACGCGTGACGTTTCCGCCAGTGGATCCGTCGGGGTAAAGTGTTCCCTCATAGCGAACGGGGACCGCGACCTGTACGTCCATCCTGTATCGTTTTTGAGCGAATGGGACACGTGCGCGCCGGAGATCCTCCTGCGGGAAGCCGGTGGCACGGTTCTGGATTGCCTGGGCGCTCCGTTGCGATACAACAAGCCGGTGCCGGTGCAGCCCCACGGGATTCTGGCGTGCGCGGCGGGGGCGGAGGCGGCGATCGACGTCGTGACCGCGCTGTATCGGGAGCGCCGCGAGGACGGGTGA
- the cysD gene encoding sulfate adenylyltransferase subunit CysD, which yields MKDDRTSHLAQLEAEAIFVMREVAAQFERPVLLFSGGKDSIVMVHVASKAFAPGRIPFPLLHIDTGHNFAETLRFRDALVGRVGAELLVRYVQDSIDAGRAVEEKGPDASRNVLQIVTLLDAIEELKIDAALGGGRRDEEKARAKERFFSHRDRFGQWDPKNQRPELWSLYNGAKAPGEHFRVFPLSNWTEMDVWQYVAAEEIPIPSLYFAHQREVVERDGTLLARSPWISLLDGEAYENRTIRFRTIGDATCTGAVVSAAGSLEEVIAEVAAARVTERGGRHDDRRSESAMEDRKRQGYF from the coding sequence ATGAAGGACGATAGAACGTCGCACCTGGCCCAGCTGGAGGCGGAGGCGATCTTCGTCATGCGCGAGGTCGCGGCGCAGTTCGAGCGCCCGGTCCTGCTCTTTTCGGGCGGGAAGGACTCGATCGTCATGGTGCACGTGGCGAGCAAGGCGTTCGCCCCGGGCAGGATTCCGTTTCCGCTGCTGCACATCGACACCGGGCACAACTTCGCGGAGACGCTCCGATTCCGGGACGCGCTCGTCGGGCGCGTCGGCGCGGAGCTGCTCGTGCGCTACGTCCAGGATTCGATCGATGCTGGACGGGCGGTGGAGGAGAAGGGGCCGGACGCGAGCCGCAACGTCTTGCAGATCGTGACGCTTCTGGACGCGATCGAGGAGCTCAAGATCGACGCGGCGCTGGGTGGCGGGCGGCGCGACGAGGAGAAGGCTCGCGCCAAGGAGCGGTTCTTCTCCCACCGCGACCGGTTCGGGCAGTGGGATCCCAAGAATCAGCGTCCGGAGCTGTGGAGCCTCTACAACGGCGCCAAGGCCCCCGGGGAGCACTTTCGCGTGTTCCCCCTCAGCAACTGGACCGAGATGGACGTGTGGCAGTACGTCGCGGCGGAGGAGATCCCCATCCCCTCGCTGTACTTCGCCCACCAGCGAGAGGTGGTGGAGCGGGACGGGACCCTGCTCGCGCGGAGCCCCTGGATCTCGTTGCTGGACGGAGAGGCCTACGAGAACCGGACGATCCGCTTCCGCACGATCGGCGACGCGACCTGTACCGGCGCGGTCGTCTCCGCGGCGGGCTCGCTCGAGGAGGTCATCGCCGAAGTCGCGGCGGCTCGCGTGACCGAGCGGGGCGGCCGGCACGACGACCGGCGCTCCGAGTCCGCGATGGAAGACCGCAAGCGGCAGGGATACTTCTGA
- the cysN gene encoding sulfate adenylyltransferase subunit CysN has translation MAAGASDLLRFTTAGSVDDGKSTLIGRLLYDTKSIFEDQLEALEGASRRSGEDGLNLALLTDGLRAEREQKITIDVAYRYFATPRRKFIIADTPGHEQYTRNMVTGASTAHLAVVLVDARKGVLTQSRRHAFISSLLGIPHMVVAVNKMDLVDWSMDAFDEIADEFRSFAAKLNVRDIVFIPISALEGDNVARRSERTDWYQGPSLLHHLESVNISADRNLVDFRFPVQYVIRPHQDFRGFAGEVASGTISVGEEVVALPSGRATRVTQIHSARGPVEEGLAGDPLVIGLADDIDVSRGDMIVRRRNLPQVGRRMEAMLCWMSETPLEVGRPLLVRHTTRAARAYVTNVLYRIDVDTLHREDAQTLALNEIGRVEVETADPVFFDPYRVNRSTGAFVLVDAFTNTTVGAGMIRGGVQTPGDLARADAEGAERPASPDVRWEPEALAREEREARNGHRAAVVWFTGLSGSGKSTLARAVERRLYDIGCSTMLLDGDRVRHGLSGDLAFSPEDRTENIRRVGEVARLFFEQGSIALCTFLSPYARDRDRARSLVPDGRFFEVYVRCDIEECRRRDSKGLYERAERGEITGLTGVTAPYEEPVSPELLAPSDDLGVDELAERVVAMLRSAGILPAGAPEARP, from the coding sequence ATGGCCGCGGGCGCTTCCGACCTGCTCCGATTCACGACCGCCGGTAGCGTCGACGACGGCAAGAGCACGCTGATCGGGCGTCTGCTCTACGATACCAAGTCGATCTTCGAGGACCAGCTCGAGGCGCTGGAAGGGGCGAGCAGGCGGTCCGGCGAGGACGGACTCAACCTGGCGCTGCTTACCGATGGACTGCGCGCCGAGCGCGAGCAGAAGATCACCATCGACGTCGCCTACCGGTACTTCGCCACTCCCAGGCGGAAGTTCATCATCGCGGACACGCCGGGGCACGAGCAGTACACCCGCAACATGGTCACCGGCGCCTCCACCGCCCACCTGGCGGTCGTCCTCGTGGACGCGCGCAAGGGCGTGCTCACGCAGTCGCGCCGACACGCCTTCATCTCTTCGCTGCTGGGCATCCCCCACATGGTGGTGGCGGTCAACAAGATGGATCTGGTCGACTGGTCCATGGACGCGTTCGACGAGATCGCCGACGAATTCCGGTCGTTCGCCGCCAAGCTCAACGTGCGCGACATCGTCTTCATTCCGATTTCGGCCTTGGAGGGAGACAACGTCGCGCGGCGTAGCGAGCGCACCGACTGGTATCAAGGGCCCTCGCTGCTGCACCACCTGGAGTCCGTCAACATCTCCGCGGACCGGAATCTGGTAGACTTCCGATTCCCGGTGCAGTACGTCATCAGGCCGCACCAGGACTTTCGCGGATTCGCCGGAGAGGTCGCCTCGGGCACCATATCCGTCGGCGAGGAAGTAGTCGCGCTGCCGTCGGGGCGCGCGACGCGAGTCACCCAGATCCACTCGGCTCGCGGCCCGGTGGAGGAAGGCCTGGCGGGAGACCCGCTCGTGATCGGCCTTGCGGACGATATCGACGTGAGCCGTGGCGACATGATCGTGCGGAGGCGCAATCTGCCGCAGGTCGGCCGACGCATGGAGGCCATGCTCTGCTGGATGTCGGAGACGCCGCTGGAAGTGGGGCGGCCTCTTCTGGTGCGCCATACGACGCGCGCAGCCCGTGCGTACGTGACCAACGTCCTGTACCGAATCGACGTCGATACGCTCCACAGGGAAGACGCGCAGACGCTGGCGCTGAACGAGATCGGGCGCGTGGAGGTCGAGACCGCGGACCCCGTCTTCTTCGATCCCTACCGGGTGAACCGGTCCACCGGGGCGTTCGTGCTCGTGGACGCGTTCACGAATACGACCGTCGGAGCCGGCATGATCCGCGGCGGCGTCCAGACACCGGGTGACCTCGCGCGTGCGGACGCCGAGGGGGCTGAGCGCCCGGCATCCCCCGACGTGCGCTGGGAGCCGGAAGCGCTGGCGCGGGAGGAACGCGAGGCTCGCAACGGCCATCGTGCCGCGGTGGTGTGGTTCACGGGCCTGTCGGGGTCGGGCAAATCGACCCTGGCGCGCGCCGTCGAGCGGCGCCTGTACGACATCGGCTGCAGCACGATGCTGCTCGACGGGGACCGGGTACGGCACGGCCTGAGCGGGGACCTCGCGTTCTCCCCGGAGGATCGCACCGAGAACATCCGCAGGGTGGGAGAGGTCGCGCGCCTGTTCTTCGAGCAGGGCAGCATCGCCCTGTGCACGTTCTTGTCGCCTTACGCGCGGGACCGGGACCGTGCGCGCTCGCTCGTTCCGGATGGCCGCTTCTTCGAAGTCTACGTGCGCTGCGACATCGAGGAGTGTCGGCGGCGGGACTCGAAGGGCTTGTACGAGCGCGCGGAACGGGGTGAGATCACGGGCCTGACGGGCGTGACCGCGCCCTACGAGGAACCCGTGTCGCCCGAGCTCCTCGCCCCCTCCGACGACCTGGGCGTCGACGAGCTCGCCGAGCGCGTCGTGGCCATGCTGCGTTCCGCCGGAATTCTGCCAGCGGGGGCGCCGGAAGCGCGGCCATGA
- a CDS encoding SLC13 family permease, whose amino-acid sequence MTWQGWATLVIVAVVVGLLARGARSPALTMLLGVVAVVLLGIVSAPQAFSGFSNPAPITVAALFIIAGGIEKTGALQPLVAAVFGRTNGERRSLLRLLSAVAASSAAMNNTPIVAMLSPQVAGWAQRQGRSPSRYLMPLSFAAILGGLLTLIGTSTNVVVSGLLESAGMPALGMFEMTPVGLPIAVAGLALLVLATPALLPDRRGSSASAGAEAREFVVQMAVERGGRLDGVGVEEGGLRHLQGLFLVGLERDGERSAPIAPTTKLRGGDLLAFVGVADAIAELQRMRGLTSAEARHFLDFTDPGNTFFEAVVGGASPLVGRTLKEAGFRDRYQAAVVAIHRAGARVHGKLGGEPLRLGDTLLLLADPGFRARWRDRADFLLVSRLGGPSPSASRYAPLAALIALGVVAVAGLGLAPVLHAALAGAALTILVGILTTAEARGAVSLDVLIVIAAGFGLGAAVQESGLAAVIADTVLAPLGALGAPWALAGVVLVTLALTELITNTAAAILVFPVALAVAGDVGADPRAFAIAVALAASCSFLSPLGYQTNTMVYGPGGYRFGDYARLGAPLTILVVITIVGVFSLLGWV is encoded by the coding sequence ATGACGTGGCAAGGCTGGGCCACGCTGGTGATCGTGGCCGTGGTCGTGGGCCTGCTGGCCCGGGGCGCCAGATCGCCCGCTCTGACGATGTTGCTGGGCGTGGTGGCGGTGGTCCTGCTGGGCATCGTGTCCGCGCCCCAGGCGTTCTCCGGTTTTTCGAATCCGGCGCCGATCACCGTGGCGGCGCTCTTCATCATCGCGGGCGGCATAGAGAAGACCGGCGCGCTGCAGCCGCTCGTCGCGGCGGTGTTCGGGCGCACCAACGGCGAGAGGCGATCGCTCCTCCGGCTGCTGTCCGCCGTCGCCGCGTCATCGGCCGCCATGAACAACACCCCCATCGTCGCGATGCTGTCGCCGCAGGTCGCGGGTTGGGCGCAGCGCCAGGGTCGCAGCCCCTCGCGCTATCTGATGCCGCTCTCGTTCGCCGCCATCCTGGGCGGCCTCCTCACCCTGATCGGCACATCGACCAACGTCGTGGTGTCCGGACTGCTGGAGTCGGCCGGCATGCCCGCGCTGGGCATGTTCGAGATGACGCCGGTGGGGCTGCCCATCGCCGTCGCCGGCCTGGCCCTGCTGGTGTTGGCCACGCCGGCGCTGCTGCCGGACCGGAGGGGCTCGAGCGCCAGCGCGGGCGCCGAGGCCCGTGAGTTCGTCGTGCAGATGGCGGTCGAGCGAGGCGGGCGATTGGACGGCGTCGGCGTGGAGGAGGGCGGGCTGCGCCACCTGCAGGGCCTGTTTCTGGTGGGGCTGGAGCGCGACGGCGAAAGGAGCGCGCCCATCGCGCCGACGACGAAGCTGCGCGGCGGCGACCTGCTGGCGTTCGTTGGGGTGGCCGATGCGATCGCGGAGCTCCAACGCATGCGCGGTCTGACCTCCGCGGAGGCGCGCCATTTTCTGGACTTCACCGACCCCGGCAACACGTTCTTCGAGGCGGTCGTCGGAGGAGCCTCGCCGTTGGTGGGGCGAACGCTCAAGGAAGCCGGCTTCCGCGATCGCTACCAGGCGGCGGTCGTGGCTATCCACCGGGCCGGAGCGAGGGTGCACGGCAAGCTGGGTGGTGAGCCCCTCCGCCTGGGCGACACCCTGCTCCTGCTCGCAGACCCGGGGTTTCGCGCTCGCTGGAGAGATCGCGCTGACTTCCTGCTGGTCTCCCGGCTCGGCGGCCCATCGCCTAGCGCCAGCCGCTACGCGCCTCTGGCCGCGCTCATCGCCCTGGGAGTGGTCGCGGTCGCGGGGCTGGGTCTGGCGCCGGTCCTGCACGCCGCGCTGGCGGGCGCGGCGCTCACCATACTGGTGGGCATCCTGACCACGGCGGAGGCGCGCGGCGCGGTCTCGCTCGACGTGCTGATCGTGATCGCCGCCGGCTTCGGGCTGGGGGCCGCTGTGCAGGAAAGTGGGCTGGCGGCCGTCATCGCCGATACCGTCCTGGCCCCTCTGGGTGCGCTCGGGGCGCCCTGGGCGCTGGCTGGGGTGGTCCTCGTTACGCTGGCCCTCACCGAACTGATCACCAACACCGCCGCGGCGATTTTGGTGTTTCCCGTGGCGCTGGCGGTGGCCGGCGATGTCGGCGCCGATCCACGCGCGTTCGCCATCGCCGTGGCGCTCGCGGCTTCGTGCAGCTTCCTGTCGCCCCTGGGCTACCAGACCAACACCATGGTGTACGGCCCCGGCGGATACCGCTTCGGAGACTACGCCCGACTGGGCGCTCCGCTCACGATTCTGGTCGTGATT